The following DNA comes from Astatotilapia calliptera chromosome 6, fAstCal1.2, whole genome shotgun sequence.
AAATTTTTTACAAATCCAGTCTCAAACTGTGTTAAGACTGAGATGCCAACATGACCTGTTACACTTGTTCAGAAtgtctttaatttaatgcacattattatatttaaaaaaaactaaataacattgaaatatgctaaaaaaaaaaaaaaattgtactttgagcttaatatttaacattgaaaaatctaattaaaacaagcaaaatactcTGTAAACTCTTCTCTGCATCTTCTGTTAGATGATCCaggaaaaacagtaaaataaacgAGCAGCTTGCTTGAGGACATAGTTAGGGGGTACTCACTTAAAACACTGGTTGTGTGGCCGTTCTCCTCGTCTGAGCTGCTagttttaaatgatttctgTGATGACCGTGTCCTCAGCCTGGGTTTTCTCACACTCCTGCAGAGTTCCTTGCTGTTGTGGGTACACACAGATAAAACACCAATAATGTGAGAGGATTTCATGTAAGCTCCTACCACGTTTTGTAATGCATGGCGTGTACCGAAGATGTGTTTGTCTACCTGTATCGTGAAGTTATGAGAAGCCGACACTGTTCCCTGCTTTCGTCTAGCTCCGTGTCCATCCTGAATGTCACTCCCTGGAAGTCTGGGTCTTGAATATCAACACTACGACTGGGATGAGGCTGTTTTCTAGGAGTCTTAGTTCTCCACTGGTGCGAAGATGAACCGTGATCCTCCTTTTGCATTGTCCAAAGTTCTGCTTTGGATGGTGCAGAAGATTTTATCGGGGCAGTTGGAGGGGTGTCTCCATCTATGGGGGCATCTGCACATTCATCTGGTTTTGAACCGAAGAGAGAATTCTCTGGAGCGCTGAATGTAAGTGATGGTGATTGTGAACAAAGTTGGATGGGGCTCAGAGGAGGCAGCCTGCCGTCACATTGGGCTTCCACAGATAAAGTAAGATTTGCATTAATATCTAGTGACAGTACTGGCTTTGATAGAGTAGTACAAGTCTCATCATCTGAATTACAAGTTAGCTTAGTATTAAGACATACATTGTGTGCTTGTGATAAAGCATATTCAAAAAAGGGTGCATTTAAAATATCCTGTTTGCTAGAAGAACAACCCTGCTCACACTCCTGGCTGCACCCAATTTGTGTGTTGACAGTGAAGTTaacttctgttttgttcttgtgTTGAGGATGCAGAGATGCTGTTGTACTGTCTCCTGGCAAGTCTGCTCTGTCAGTGTCTGTTGTCTCAGCAGTTTCAAGCTGAACACCCATCTCGGAGTCTTTCACACAGCACTGTAGTTTAAATCCATCTCCTGTGGGTCTTCCTGTCACTTTTTCATCAGCACTGACAGAGGGTGTGATTTCTTGTCTCTCAAAGAGACGAGGAGATGGGCCTAACATGCATTCACCACTTAGAGTGTCACTTTCAATTGCAGCTTCTGTAACATCTGGTGCTGCAGTGGATAATGTGACTGTTGAATAGCCTAATTTTGTGGCAGATGAGGCTGAACTTGGGTCTAACACCTCAAGATTTTCCAAATGAAGCAGCTTTTCACACTGCAAGTTGATCAAGCTCAGCACTTTCCAGGGACTATTGCGTTCACACTGTGATGTAGTTGTGACATTGCTGCTTTGACACTCCTCATTTACCGTTTCCAGCTCATTACATGGCAGCGAACAAGACAAACTATGGTGGCAGGAACCATTACAGGTATGAAATGAATGTGCATCgccttcctttttcatttctaaaGTATCCTGGACAGAACTAGCAGAGGCTTCAAATGAATGTGGAccctcttcttttttaattactAAAGGATCCTGGCTATATGTCTTAATCTGTGATTCACTGGGTAGATCTGAGTCTGGGAAACTGTTGTGGATAGGGGATACAAGCTTGGAAACTTCTTGGAAAAGGTAGAAGAGTGCAGACTGGGGTGAATCGTGTTCCACTTTGCTCTGGTTTCCCTGGATAAAGTCAGCTTGCATCCTTGATTTCGTACTCATACTGAGGCAGAGTCTGCAACATGAATAGGAACAAATAGCTTTAGGACTAGCAGAGGTAAATCTGTGCATGTTTTCCCTGTACTTTCCCTCTAGTCTTCATCTTTTCTCTATTACAAAATATTGTACCTTCAGCCCTTTACACCTCTGACATGACAAATATGCTTCCTACCACAGGTCATTGAAAGATATTAGTTTCTATCAATAGTCCACAAGCAACAAGTTGACTGCAAGcagctaaatattttatataacgTAAAATAATAGCAGTGTCATTTGGCCTAAATATGTGGGTCATATAACTGGAAGACAATTTAGGGTTCAGAAATGGTTAAATTGGACGCTATGTAATTTTCTGTTGCGTATTTAAggaaaaacaatttatttttaataaattattgacCATTAATAAATACTCAATAAATTTCAAATAAACAACAGGTTGAAATCTACCTTGCCCAGCTTTTCAATAGTCACACTTTTTTGTAGTAATTTCactatttaatttcaaatttttatttttatttattaatttttcttacatatttttaaatacacaattCATATAATAATTAAGTCTATTACAaggaaaacagattaaaaagattTCTTGCGAGCTAAGAAAGTAATTTATAAACATGTTATTAAAAATGATACAGTAACCGTATAATATTACACAAGATTAATTAtcaagataattatttatttcttttatttatacattatgTAATACAAATGACAAACAAATGACATAAATACTCATGATCAcagaaatgctgtttttttatacacacattCTGCTCAGAAAAAGATACTAGGAGTCAATTGTAAGACTCAAAGTCAAGGAGGTTCTTTTGGTAACACTGGGTAACAGGGTTTTATTAGAGCGACACATTAAATTTggtcagaaaaaaatgtaatgtaaaaattATATTAAGAGGTCTGACATTTGTCTACCTTTGGTGTTAGCACCGGAGTCAATCATTCATCACATCTTCTTTACTGTCACTAactgtttttctcttccttttccaGACAAGATAGGCGCAACACTATTTTAACTGTTATATTTGgatcaataattttttttataaattacattttgtcgcagaaaaaaaattgtaatttaCACAGCAAACGTatgttttggtattttgtgCATAGATTAATGCACATAGgtgaaacagaaaatgtcatGCCATTGCAGAATGGTCCATGCATGCTACTTAAGGCTATCCTAAAACTGAGCTAATGCGGCCAATTATATGCATGCAGTTACAGCAGATAAGCTAAtgctatgtttgtttttgtatcaaaaaacaactttaaaaaaaatgtaactagtTCAACTCACCGGAAAGACTGTAACAAAACTTTTCTGTGGCGTTTAAACGTGTTTGGGAACGTCAAATGTTGCACTTCCTGCCTTCTAGAACGTCGAGTAGCCTAAATTTTTCGCGGTCGTCGGGCCGTCGCGAGCGCAGCAGCAAATCCCACTAATATTACGTTAATGCGTTAACATGAATGCTTTTAAAATTAGTGACTTTTTTCCTCTTACAGGCCATGGATTAACTAATGCCTAAAAGTTTCATCAAAAATACATAATTCTACAGCGCATGCAAGCAGATCTACAATTTAGCATTgtgattatatttaaataaactctGTAGGCAATGACTCACTTCATGTAAACTCAGTATCAGATCTCAGTAAGCACCCGTCATTGCATATTCCGAACCATTATCTTTAATCGTGCATCACCTTCACCTCCTGCCATAATCGATCTTTGTCTTCTATGTTTTTGACCTGTGATGGCCTCTAGCTAACAGTGTCTTTATCATGAGGCATGAGATGAACACGTTTAAAACTCGTGGTGTAACTCTAACTACAAGCGTTCAGCCCACTTTACCTGACATTCATGTGGAGTACCAATCTCGACGCTCACCCGTGATCTTCAATCCGTTgtcaaataaaaaattaagCGTGTCGATTTGCTGGGGAACTCGAACCACTGAAGCTGGTTGCTATGACTGGATCAGATTCTGGGGCCAGAAGAAGGTACGCGGGTGTTTTCCGTTTGCTAGATTACAGCCTGTCTGGGTATAAAAGCTTTGACACTCCTAACTCCTGTTCATTTTGTAGCTACTACTTGCCTGGATACGCGAGTGGAAaaccctttttcttttccccggCAATGACTGTTAGCTAGTCATGCAGCCAGTAATGATTATTTAACTGTTGGTGAGTCAGTGATAAGGTCAGTATCGTGGCCTTTGAGTTGTTATTGTAAGGTTGCTGGCTAAAGAGTTAAGGTCATCACCAGGTAACCAACTTTGACAGGGGGCTATCTGGTTGAAGTCGTCATTTCACTTTTAACAACCTATATTAAAACCTTTCACAGATGTGCATTTGCACTAGCAGTCACACACATGaggttataaaataaaatgtgcacaAAAGCAAGAGCCACATTTAAATTCACCACATGCGTGACGGTTGCgagttgagttttgttttttttttgcactttggtTCTTTTTAGCTCCAAATTCATAGGGATACTTCCTGAAGTCCGACTTGCATTTGGCTCAACCACTCCAACCTCACTATCCTTCCCAGTTATGCCATTTTCTGCAACTGCTGCAGAAGCACTAAGCTTTGGTTAACCAATTAACTTCAGCTTGGGCAGCAATGACCTGGGTGACTCAAGTGTTTCAAGTTGTTCATCAGTCGAATTCAGCTGAGGGGGCACAATGACCTTTTTGGGAAGGCCCAGGTAATGAGTGCACTACTCAAAATAGctttttaaactgattttattgcacaacttaaaacatttgtatttcatcagacataaaatacacaattcACTTGTGCGTAAGTTGGACAAGTACAGTAGACTTGAGTAAAAGGTAGATGTGGTAAACTTAAACTATGGTAACATGAAGATCACCAGCTTCCAAGCAGACATGCTTCCACTTCCACCATCCTGTTGTGGATCCAGCTGGACCAGATCCTCTAATCAAGCCTTAATCACTGACAGttgcaaagaaaacactttATCTGAAATGCAATTCACATGAATGTTTCTGAAATGTTTGgagcaaatacaaaataagtttCAACAGTATAAATTCTGCTTTGATTTCTTAGGAGCCCGTGTTTAAGAATCAGGCAAACATGACTGTTTATGGCTTTTTTCTGTCTTGCAGAATAGGATGATTATGGCAGTGAGCATGTACTTCTACATCATAGacacaaaaatgtataaatgagcATGGTGCATACAAAAGTAAATGCTATGCATATATTGATAATAATGGACtagccaaaacaataacaatctTGTGATACTTGTGCGCATTTGAGCTGTAACAAGGAATGTTCCATTAATCAGCACAAAAGATTTAACTCTGTTAAATAAAGTCTCCCCCTgcagttctctttttttccaaaaaaaaagaacagtttgaTTGAATTGTGTCTTAAAGCTGGCCTGAGAAGACGCcacaaaccccccaaaacaaaaaaaaacacaggattTGTTAAACATCTTTtcgttttttaaagtttttttccccccgaaGTAACATCACCTGTGAGATATAGTGTCTGACTCTGCCTAGGACTGTCCTGTCAGTGGTTAACTGTAGAATTAGTCAGTTGTTAAGACATCTTGGGAGTTGCTACGGACTTTTCTATCCTTGTCATGCTTTTCTTCATGGTTGC
Coding sequences within:
- the zglp1 gene encoding GATA-type zinc finger protein 1 isoform X1, coding for MNVRLCLSMSTKSRMQADFIQGNQSKVEHDSPQSALFYLFQEVSKLVSPIHNSFPDSDLPSESQIKTYSQDPLVIKKEEGPHSFEASASSVQDTLEMKKEGDAHSFHTCNGSCHHSLSCSLPCNELETVNEECQSSNVTTTSQCERNSPWKVLSLINLQCEKLLHLENLEVLDPSSASSATKLGYSTVTLSTAAPDVTEAAIESDTLSGECMLGPSPRLFERQEITPSVSADEKVTGRPTGDGFKLQCCVKDSEMGVQLETAETTDTDRADLPGDSTTASLHPQHKNKTEVNFTVNTQIGCSQECEQGCSSSKQDILNAPFFEYALSQAHNVCLNTKLTCNSDDETCTTLSKPVLSLDINANLTLSVEAQCDGRLPPLSPIQLCSQSPSLTFSAPENSLFGSKPDECADAPIDGDTPPTAPIKSSAPSKAELWTMQKEDHGSSSHQWRTKTPRKQPHPSRSVDIQDPDFQGVTFRMDTELDESREQCRLLITSRYSKELCRSVRKPRLRTRSSQKSFKTSSSDEENGHTTSVLKGKVCASCCTRKTPMWRDAEDGTPLCNACGIRYKKYRVRCVNCWHIPRKEGNSNSCCLKCGNFVRLTSAQRKHTN
- the zglp1 gene encoding GATA-type zinc finger protein 1 isoform X2, encoding MSTKSRMQADFIQGNQSKVEHDSPQSALFYLFQEVSKLVSPIHNSFPDSDLPSESQIKTYSQDPLVIKKEEGPHSFEASASSVQDTLEMKKEGDAHSFHTCNGSCHHSLSCSLPCNELETVNEECQSSNVTTTSQCERNSPWKVLSLINLQCEKLLHLENLEVLDPSSASSATKLGYSTVTLSTAAPDVTEAAIESDTLSGECMLGPSPRLFERQEITPSVSADEKVTGRPTGDGFKLQCCVKDSEMGVQLETAETTDTDRADLPGDSTTASLHPQHKNKTEVNFTVNTQIGCSQECEQGCSSSKQDILNAPFFEYALSQAHNVCLNTKLTCNSDDETCTTLSKPVLSLDINANLTLSVEAQCDGRLPPLSPIQLCSQSPSLTFSAPENSLFGSKPDECADAPIDGDTPPTAPIKSSAPSKAELWTMQKEDHGSSSHQWRTKTPRKQPHPSRSVDIQDPDFQGVTFRMDTELDESREQCRLLITSRYSKELCRSVRKPRLRTRSSQKSFKTSSSDEENGHTTSVLKGKVCASCCTRKTPMWRDAEDGTPLCNACGIRYKKYRVRCVNCWHIPRKEGNSNSCCLKCGNFVRLTSAQRKHTN